A genomic window from Rhodococcus sp. KBS0724 includes:
- the rapZ gene encoding RNase adapter RapZ gives MDFLLVTGLSGAGLSTAAKVLEDLGWYVADNLPPELISRMVGLSLTSDPPVDRLAVVIDVRSRLFTGDLGSVLTELEAAPIHTRVLYLEASDDVLIRRFEQVRRSHPLQNEGVDGTLAEGIAAERRQLAVVKAAADLVIDTSALKAHQLRQKIETAFGVEANRTMKVTVQSFGFKYGLPIDADLVCDVRFLPNPHWIPELRDHTGQEAGVRDYVLSQDGAEDYLDTYLHLLELTIAGYRREGKRYMTIAVGCTGGKHRSVAMSEALALKLGNEADIAVSIVHRDLGRE, from the coding sequence ATGGACTTTCTACTGGTCACGGGACTGTCCGGCGCCGGACTCAGTACTGCAGCCAAGGTGCTCGAAGACCTCGGCTGGTATGTGGCGGACAACTTGCCGCCTGAATTGATCTCGCGGATGGTGGGATTGAGCCTGACGTCCGATCCACCGGTCGACCGACTTGCCGTGGTCATCGACGTGCGGTCTCGGTTGTTCACCGGTGATCTCGGCTCGGTTCTCACGGAATTGGAAGCCGCGCCGATCCACACGCGTGTCCTGTATCTGGAGGCGTCCGACGACGTTCTGATCAGGCGGTTCGAGCAGGTCCGCCGTAGTCACCCGCTGCAGAACGAGGGTGTCGACGGCACACTCGCCGAAGGTATCGCGGCCGAGCGTCGGCAGCTGGCCGTGGTCAAGGCCGCCGCCGACTTGGTTATCGACACGTCTGCGCTCAAGGCGCATCAGTTGCGGCAGAAGATCGAAACGGCTTTCGGGGTCGAGGCGAACCGAACCATGAAGGTCACGGTGCAGTCGTTCGGCTTCAAATACGGCTTGCCCATCGACGCGGACCTCGTGTGCGACGTGCGTTTCCTGCCGAATCCGCACTGGATTCCCGAACTCCGTGATCACACGGGCCAGGAGGCCGGAGTCCGCGATTACGTCCTGTCGCAGGACGGTGCCGAGGACTACCTCGACACCTATCTGCATCTGCTCGAACTGACGATCGCCGGATATCGTCGAGAAGGAAAGCGCTACATGACAATTGCTGTGGGCTGCACCGGTGGCAAGCACCGAAGTGTGGCCATGTCCGAAGCTCTCGCACTCAAGTTGGGCAACGAGGCCGATATCGCGGTCAGCATCGTGCACCGAGATCTGGGCCGCGAATGA
- the yvcK gene encoding uridine diphosphate-N-acetylglucosamine-binding protein YvcK, producing the protein MNGSTQQDLREPAVVALGGGHGLFATLQAVRRFTVDVTAVVTVADDGGSSGRLRAELGVIPPGDLRMALAALAADEPEVRDWTRTIQHRFGGVGALAGHSVGNLILAGLTEVLGDPVKALDEMARLLRVRGRVLPMSPIALDIEADVQGLEEDPRVSRCIRGQVAVATTPGKVRRVRLLPASPPASPDAVDAIGRADLVVLGPGSWFSSVIPHVLVPELVEALSSTEARKVLVLNLAPEPGETAGFSAERHLHVLSQHVPDFRVDYVVVDSASVPPGREREHLARAAQQFQAEVRYADVADTAAGSAHIHDPVKLAEVLVQLAGRTSALEPASGVGTDHSAAEQRENTSWQ; encoded by the coding sequence ATGAACGGATCGACGCAGCAGGATCTTCGGGAACCCGCAGTTGTCGCTCTTGGTGGTGGGCACGGATTGTTTGCGACGCTGCAAGCTGTTCGCCGGTTCACCGTCGACGTGACTGCGGTGGTCACCGTCGCGGACGACGGCGGTTCGTCCGGCCGCTTGCGCGCTGAACTCGGTGTGATTCCGCCTGGTGATCTTCGGATGGCGTTGGCGGCGTTGGCTGCCGACGAACCGGAGGTCAGGGACTGGACGCGCACCATCCAGCATCGATTCGGTGGTGTGGGTGCGTTGGCCGGGCATTCGGTGGGCAACTTGATTCTGGCCGGCCTCACCGAGGTGCTCGGTGACCCGGTCAAGGCGCTGGACGAGATGGCGCGACTGTTGCGGGTGCGTGGACGAGTGCTGCCCATGTCGCCGATCGCGCTCGACATCGAAGCCGACGTTCAGGGTTTGGAGGAAGACCCGCGCGTCAGTCGCTGTATCCGCGGTCAGGTCGCTGTGGCGACCACGCCGGGAAAGGTACGACGCGTACGCCTGTTGCCGGCCAGTCCGCCCGCGAGTCCGGACGCGGTGGATGCAATCGGGCGCGCTGACCTCGTCGTGCTCGGGCCTGGTTCGTGGTTTTCCAGTGTCATCCCACACGTGCTCGTCCCGGAATTGGTGGAGGCTCTCTCGTCCACCGAAGCCCGAAAGGTGCTCGTTCTCAATCTCGCCCCGGAACCAGGGGAGACCGCCGGATTCTCGGCCGAGCGTCATCTGCACGTACTCTCCCAGCATGTGCCCGATTTCCGGGTCGATTACGTCGTCGTCGATTCCGCGTCGGTTCCGCCGGGGCGCGAACGTGAACATCTGGCGCGGGCGGCGCAACAATTCCAGGCCGAAGTCCGATATGCGGATGTCGCCGACACCGCAGCGGGGTCGGCACATATCCACGATCCGGTGAAACTCGCCGAGGTCCTCGTCCAACTGGCCGGGCGGACAAGCGCTCTCGAACCCGCCAGCGGGGTCGGCACCGATCATTCAGCAGCAGAACAGAGGGAGAACACTTCGTGGCAATGA
- the whiA gene encoding DNA-binding protein WhiA yields MTAEVKDELSRLVVTQVSCRKAEVSALLRFAGGLHIVGGRVVVEAEVDLGSTARRLRREIFDLFTYSADVHVLSAGGLRKSARYIVRVAKEGEALARQTGLLDLRGRPVRGLPAQVVGGSVGDAEAAWRGAFLAHGSLTEPGRSSALEVSCPGPEAALALVGAARRLGISAKAREVRGTDRVVIRDGEAIGDLLTRMGAQDTRLVWEERRMRREVRATANRLANFDDANLRRSARAAVAAAARVERALEILGEDVPDHLAAAGALRVEHRQASLEELGQLADPPMTKDAVAGRIRRLLSMADRKAKETGIPDTESAVNSELLEEG; encoded by the coding sequence ATGACAGCGGAGGTCAAGGACGAACTGAGCCGGTTAGTGGTGACTCAGGTCAGCTGCCGAAAGGCTGAGGTCTCCGCACTACTCCGATTTGCCGGTGGACTCCACATCGTCGGCGGCCGGGTTGTCGTGGAGGCCGAGGTGGACCTGGGTTCCACCGCACGCCGACTTCGCCGCGAGATCTTCGATCTCTTCACGTACAGCGCCGACGTCCACGTGTTGAGCGCCGGTGGGCTCCGCAAATCAGCTCGATACATCGTGCGTGTTGCCAAGGAAGGTGAAGCCCTCGCCCGCCAGACCGGACTACTCGACCTGCGTGGCCGGCCGGTCCGTGGCTTGCCCGCTCAGGTTGTCGGCGGAAGCGTCGGCGACGCCGAAGCAGCTTGGCGCGGAGCGTTTCTCGCGCATGGTTCCCTGACCGAGCCCGGCCGGTCCTCGGCGCTCGAAGTGAGTTGCCCGGGACCCGAAGCGGCACTTGCGCTGGTCGGTGCTGCTCGGCGCCTGGGTATCTCGGCGAAGGCTCGCGAAGTTCGCGGAACAGATCGTGTCGTGATCCGCGACGGTGAGGCGATCGGCGACCTCCTGACTCGGATGGGCGCTCAGGACACTCGGCTCGTCTGGGAAGAGCGTCGGATGCGCCGCGAAGTGCGGGCAACAGCCAACCGCCTCGCGAACTTCGACGACGCCAATCTGCGACGCTCGGCCCGGGCTGCGGTGGCGGCTGCTGCGCGTGTCGAACGGGCCCTGGAGATCCTCGGTGAGGACGTTCCGGATCATTTGGCAGCTGCTGGTGCCCTGCGCGTCGAACATCGCCAGGCGTCGCTCGAGGAGCTGGGACAGCTGGCCGACCCGCCGATGACGAAGGACGCTGTCGCGGGACGTATCCGGCGTCTCCTGTCGATGGCCGATCGCAAGGCGAAGGAAACTGGCATTCCAGACACGGAATCCGCAGTCAACTCGGAGCTACTCGAAGAGGGATGA
- the gap gene encoding type I glyceraldehyde-3-phosphate dehydrogenase, with protein MTVRVGVNGFGRIGRNFFRAVDAQKALGTTDIEIVAVNDLTDNATLAHLLKYDSILGRLPYDVSLDGDDTIVVGDQRIKALAHRGPLNELPWGELGVDVVVESTGIFTDAAKAKGHLEAGAKKVIISAPAKGEDITIVMGVNDDKYDGSQNIISNASCTTNCLGPIAKVLDDEFGIVKGLMTTIHAYTQDQNLQDAPHSDLRRARAAALNIVPTGTGAAKAIGLVLPQLLGKLDGYALRVPIPTGSVTDLTANLKKSATADEINAAMKAAAEGPLKGILKYTDAPIVSSDIVTDPHSSIFDSGLTKVIDDQVKIVSWYDNEWGYSNRLADLIGLVAKSL; from the coding sequence GTGACTGTCCGGGTTGGCGTAAACGGTTTCGGCCGTATCGGACGTAACTTCTTCAGGGCGGTGGATGCGCAGAAGGCGCTCGGAACCACCGATATCGAGATCGTGGCGGTCAACGACCTGACCGACAACGCGACACTCGCTCACCTGCTGAAGTACGACTCCATCCTCGGCCGTTTGCCGTACGACGTGTCGCTCGACGGTGACGACACGATCGTCGTCGGCGATCAGCGCATCAAGGCCCTCGCGCACCGCGGCCCCTTGAACGAGCTTCCCTGGGGCGAGCTGGGCGTCGACGTCGTCGTCGAGTCCACCGGCATCTTCACCGACGCTGCCAAGGCCAAGGGACACCTCGAAGCCGGCGCGAAGAAGGTCATCATCTCGGCTCCGGCCAAGGGTGAAGACATCACCATCGTCATGGGCGTCAACGACGACAAGTACGACGGCAGCCAGAACATCATCTCCAACGCGTCGTGCACCACCAACTGCCTCGGCCCCATCGCCAAGGTTCTCGATGACGAGTTCGGCATCGTCAAGGGCCTGATGACCACGATCCACGCGTACACGCAGGATCAGAACCTTCAGGATGCTCCGCACAGCGACCTCCGTCGCGCCCGCGCAGCCGCTCTCAACATCGTTCCGACCGGCACGGGTGCAGCCAAGGCAATCGGCCTGGTTCTCCCGCAGCTGCTCGGCAAGCTCGACGGATACGCGCTGCGCGTGCCGATCCCCACGGGTTCCGTCACCGACCTCACCGCGAACCTGAAGAAGTCGGCTACCGCCGACGAGATCAACGCCGCGATGAAGGCTGCAGCCGAGGGCCCCCTCAAGGGCATCCTCAAGTACACCGATGCACCGATCGTCTCGTCGGACATCGTCACCGACCCGCACTCGTCGATCTTCGACTCGGGTCTGACGAAGGTCATCGACGACCAGGTCAAGATCGTTTCCTGGTACGACAACGAGTGGGGCTACTCCAACCGCCTCGCCGACCTCATCGGCCTCGTCGCCAAGTCACTCTGA